In Sander lucioperca isolate FBNREF2018 chromosome 21, SLUC_FBN_1.2, whole genome shotgun sequence, the following proteins share a genomic window:
- the tefb gene encoding TEF transcription factor, PAR bZIP family member b isoform X2 → MSTANQIIFGDRSDVPDLLKSLADCPFSFPPFDDTEIEKEKLCSSEDVEGGGAGAASAGGGSRGGSGGGGGVSASLTPAIWEKTIPYDGETFHLEYMDLDEFLLENGIPASLEEEELQKTLASVGLKGKYIPKVTSTATTTSAAAPAPTSASATSVPATSTVTSDPEEAVTVTTLQPAKLEEEEEEEEGQEDDSLSEEARADVEVKEEKTDCIPVERRTPSPIDPEAIEVDINFQPDPTDLVLSSVPGGELFNPRKHKFSDEELKPQPMIKKAKKVFVPDEQKDDKYWSRRKKNNVAAKRSRDARRLKENQITVRASFLERENAALRQQVAELRKDCGRCKNILTRYEAKYGPL, encoded by the exons ATGTCAACTGCTAACCAAATCATCTTTGGAGATAGGAGCGACGTTCCTGATCTCCTCAAGTCGTTGGCTGACTGTCccttctccttccctccctttGATGACACCG aaatcGAGAAGGAGAAGCTGTGCTCATCGGAGGATGTGGAGGGAGGTGGGGCTGGAGCAGCCAGTGCTGGTGGAGGTTCTAGAGGAGGCAGCGGTGGTGGTGGAGGGGTATCGGCCTCCTTGACCCCAGCCATTTGGGAAAAGACCATTCCCTATGATGGGGAGACCTTCCACTTGGAGTACATGGACCTGGATGAGTTCCTCCTGGAGAACGGGATCCCTGCGagcctggaggaggaggagctgcagaAGACTCTGGCCTCGGTGGGACTCAAAGGCAAATACATCCCTAAGGTTACTTCTACCGCTACTACTACTTCTGCTGCAGCCCCTGCCCCCACCTCGGCATCAGCCACCTCCGTCCCCGCCACCTCTACAGTCACCTCAGATCCAGAGGAAGCGGTGACAGTCACTACGTTACAACCAGCCAAGctagaagaagaggaagaggaagaggaaggacaAGAAGATGACTCTTTGTCTGAGGAGGCAAGAGCAGACGTGGAAGTGAAAGAGGAGAAAACAG ATTGTATCCCTGTAGAACGTCGCACTCCCTCCCCCATCGACCCAGAAGCCATTGAGGTGGACATTAACTTCCAGCCCGACCCCACAGACCTGGTCCTGTCCAGTGTGCCGGGGGGGGAGCTGTTCAACCCGCGCAAACACAAGTTCTCTGACGAGGAGCTGAAACCGCAGCCCATGATCAAGAAGGCCAAGAAAGTGTTTGTTCCTGATGAACAGAAG GATGACAAATACTGGTCCAGGAGAAAGAAGAACAACGTGGCAGCAAAGCGTTCTCGTGACGCCCGGCGGTTGAAGGAGAACCAGATCACGGTGCGCGCCTCCTTCCTGGAGCGGGAAAACGCAGCGCTGCGGCAGCAAGTGGCCGAGCTGCGGAAGGACTGCGGTCGCTGCAAGAACATCCTGACCCGATATGAGGCTAAGTATGGTCCgctgtaa
- the tefb gene encoding TEF transcription factor, PAR bZIP family member b isoform X1: protein MSGKTAVTAALKPSGNVVKADPQKSYPFVLKKIMDIPPPNILEEGDDEIEKEKLCSSEDVEGGGAGAASAGGGSRGGSGGGGGVSASLTPAIWEKTIPYDGETFHLEYMDLDEFLLENGIPASLEEEELQKTLASVGLKGKYIPKVTSTATTTSAAAPAPTSASATSVPATSTVTSDPEEAVTVTTLQPAKLEEEEEEEEGQEDDSLSEEARADVEVKEEKTDCIPVERRTPSPIDPEAIEVDINFQPDPTDLVLSSVPGGELFNPRKHKFSDEELKPQPMIKKAKKVFVPDEQKDDKYWSRRKKNNVAAKRSRDARRLKENQITVRASFLERENAALRQQVAELRKDCGRCKNILTRYEAKYGPL from the exons ATGTCTGGCAAAACAGCGGTGACAGCGGCGCTTAAGCCCAGCGGTAACGTCGTTAAAGCGGATCCGCAGAAGTCATACCCTTTTGTGTTAAAGAAGATCATGGACATCCCTCCTCCCAACATCCTGGAGGAAGGCGACGACG aaatcGAGAAGGAGAAGCTGTGCTCATCGGAGGATGTGGAGGGAGGTGGGGCTGGAGCAGCCAGTGCTGGTGGAGGTTCTAGAGGAGGCAGCGGTGGTGGTGGAGGGGTATCGGCCTCCTTGACCCCAGCCATTTGGGAAAAGACCATTCCCTATGATGGGGAGACCTTCCACTTGGAGTACATGGACCTGGATGAGTTCCTCCTGGAGAACGGGATCCCTGCGagcctggaggaggaggagctgcagaAGACTCTGGCCTCGGTGGGACTCAAAGGCAAATACATCCCTAAGGTTACTTCTACCGCTACTACTACTTCTGCTGCAGCCCCTGCCCCCACCTCGGCATCAGCCACCTCCGTCCCCGCCACCTCTACAGTCACCTCAGATCCAGAGGAAGCGGTGACAGTCACTACGTTACAACCAGCCAAGctagaagaagaggaagaggaagaggaaggacaAGAAGATGACTCTTTGTCTGAGGAGGCAAGAGCAGACGTGGAAGTGAAAGAGGAGAAAACAG ATTGTATCCCTGTAGAACGTCGCACTCCCTCCCCCATCGACCCAGAAGCCATTGAGGTGGACATTAACTTCCAGCCCGACCCCACAGACCTGGTCCTGTCCAGTGTGCCGGGGGGGGAGCTGTTCAACCCGCGCAAACACAAGTTCTCTGACGAGGAGCTGAAACCGCAGCCCATGATCAAGAAGGCCAAGAAAGTGTTTGTTCCTGATGAACAGAAG GATGACAAATACTGGTCCAGGAGAAAGAAGAACAACGTGGCAGCAAAGCGTTCTCGTGACGCCCGGCGGTTGAAGGAGAACCAGATCACGGTGCGCGCCTCCTTCCTGGAGCGGGAAAACGCAGCGCTGCGGCAGCAAGTGGCCGAGCTGCGGAAGGACTGCGGTCGCTGCAAGAACATCCTGACCCGATATGAGGCTAAGTATGGTCCgctgtaa